In Quadrisphaera sp. DSM 44207, one DNA window encodes the following:
- the lysS gene encoding lysine--tRNA ligase, whose protein sequence is MRVRREKRARLLTEGRDPYPVSVPRTTTLRAVHEAHPDLAAGQETDEVVSVAGRVVFVRTTGKLAFATLQEGDGTRLQVMLSLAEVGEEALERWKSDVDLGDHVSATGRVVASRRGELSVMAREWQLAAKALRPLPVLHRETSEETRVRQRYADLIVRPEARRVLRTRAAVVRSLRETFHARGYLELETPILQTLHGGASARPFVTRSNALGTDLYLRIATELHLKRAVVGGVEKAFEIGRIFRNEGVDSTHSPEFSTVEFYEAYADYDTMADLTRELVQTAARDALGSTTVVLADGSEYDLGGRWEQLGLYDSLSGALGEEVTPDTPLPVLRAHAQRLAVDLPPSAGHGKHVEELWEHLVSPGLHAPAFVRGFPVETSPLTKSDPSSPRVVEKWDLYVRGLELGTGYSELNDPVVQRERLEAQARLAGAGDDEAMPLDEDFLRALEYGMPPTGGVGFGIDRLLMVLTGLGIRETILFPLVRPER, encoded by the coding sequence ATGCGGGTGCGGCGGGAGAAGCGGGCCCGCCTGCTCACCGAGGGCCGCGACCCCTACCCGGTCTCCGTGCCGCGCACCACCACGCTGCGCGCCGTCCACGAGGCCCACCCGGACCTGGCGGCGGGACAGGAGACCGACGAGGTCGTCTCCGTCGCCGGGCGGGTGGTGTTCGTGCGCACCACCGGCAAGCTGGCGTTCGCGACGCTGCAGGAGGGCGACGGCACGCGCCTGCAGGTCATGCTCAGCCTCGCCGAGGTGGGCGAGGAGGCCCTCGAGCGCTGGAAGTCGGACGTCGACCTCGGCGACCACGTCAGCGCGACCGGCCGCGTGGTGGCCAGCCGCCGCGGGGAGCTGTCGGTGATGGCGCGCGAGTGGCAGCTGGCGGCGAAGGCGCTGCGGCCGCTGCCCGTGCTGCACAGGGAGACCAGCGAGGAGACGCGGGTGCGCCAGCGCTACGCCGACCTCATCGTGCGCCCGGAGGCCCGCCGCGTGCTGCGCACCCGGGCCGCCGTCGTGCGCTCCCTGCGCGAGACGTTCCACGCCCGCGGCTACCTCGAGCTGGAGACGCCGATCCTGCAGACCCTGCACGGCGGTGCCAGCGCCCGGCCGTTCGTCACTCGCTCGAACGCCCTCGGCACGGACCTGTACCTGCGCATCGCCACCGAGCTGCACCTCAAGCGCGCCGTCGTCGGAGGCGTGGAGAAGGCCTTCGAGATCGGGCGGATCTTCCGCAACGAGGGCGTGGACTCCACCCACTCCCCGGAGTTCTCCACCGTCGAGTTCTACGAGGCCTACGCCGACTACGACACGATGGCCGACCTCACGCGCGAGCTGGTGCAGACGGCCGCGCGCGACGCGCTGGGCTCCACCACCGTCGTCCTGGCCGACGGCAGCGAGTACGACCTGGGCGGGCGGTGGGAGCAGCTGGGCCTGTACGACTCCCTCTCCGGCGCGCTGGGGGAGGAGGTCACCCCGGACACCCCCCTGCCGGTCCTGCGCGCGCACGCGCAGCGGCTGGCGGTGGACCTGCCGCCCTCCGCCGGCCACGGCAAGCACGTGGAGGAGCTGTGGGAGCACCTGGTCAGCCCCGGGCTGCACGCTCCCGCGTTCGTGCGCGGCTTCCCGGTCGAGACCTCCCCGCTGACCAAGTCCGACCCGTCCTCCCCGCGCGTGGTGGAGAAGTGGGACCTGTACGTGCGGGGGCTGGAGCTGGGGACCGGCTACTCCGAGCTGAACGACCCCGTCGTGCAGCGGGAGCGCCTGGAGGCGCAGGCGCGGCTGGCGGGCGCGGGGGACGACGAGGCGATGCCGCTGGACGAGGACTTCCTGCGCGCCCTGGAGTACGGGATGCCGCCCACCGGCGGGGTGGGGTTCGGCATCGACCGGCTGCTCATGGTGCTGACCGGCCTCGGCATCCGCGAGACGATCCTCTTCCCCCTGGTGCGTCCGGAGCGCTGA
- the panC gene encoding pantoate--beta-alanine ligase: protein MRPPAHPADAAADAAAAGARPVLARTRAELAAARAALPGPVAVVLTMGALHAGHAALVREARRRAASVVVTVFVNPLQFGSASDLQRYPRTLQADLDTLAAEGADLVFAPSAEVVYPDGDPLVRVSAGPLAEVLEGAARPGHFDGVLTVVTKLLHLVDPDVALFGQKDAQQLLLVRRMVRDLDLPVEVVGVPTVRDPDGLALSSRNAHLSADDRRAALALSRALRAGEAAAPRGADAVRRAAREVLDAEPALRVDYLALVDPGSLADLPEGATGPALLAVAAGAGGTRLIDNTPLAVGEAS from the coding sequence ATCCGACCCCCCGCGCACCCCGCCGACGCCGCTGCCGACGCCGCTGCTGCCGGCGCGCGGCCGGTGCTGGCCCGCACCCGGGCGGAGCTGGCCGCCGCGCGCGCGGCGCTGCCCGGCCCGGTGGCCGTCGTCCTGACCATGGGCGCCCTGCACGCCGGCCACGCCGCGCTGGTCCGCGAGGCGCGGCGCCGGGCCGCGAGCGTGGTGGTCACCGTCTTCGTCAACCCGCTGCAGTTCGGCTCCGCGAGCGACCTGCAGCGCTACCCGCGCACGCTCCAGGCCGACCTCGACACCCTCGCCGCCGAGGGCGCCGACCTGGTGTTCGCGCCGTCCGCCGAGGTGGTCTACCCGGACGGCGACCCGCTGGTGCGCGTCAGCGCCGGCCCGCTCGCCGAGGTGCTCGAGGGCGCCGCGAGGCCGGGCCACTTCGACGGCGTCCTGACCGTCGTCACCAAGCTGCTGCACCTCGTCGACCCCGACGTGGCCCTGTTCGGGCAGAAGGACGCCCAGCAGCTGCTGCTCGTGCGCCGGATGGTGCGCGACCTCGACCTGCCCGTCGAGGTCGTGGGGGTGCCCACGGTGCGCGACCCCGACGGACTGGCCCTCTCCAGCCGCAACGCCCACCTGAGCGCCGACGACCGGCGAGCGGCCCTGGCCCTCTCCCGCGCGCTGCGGGCGGGGGAGGCCGCGGCGCCGCGGGGCGCGGACGCCGTCCGCCGGGCCGCGCGGGAGGTGCTGGACGCCGAACCGGCCCTGCGCGTGGACTACCTCGCCCTCGTCGACCCCGGCTCCCTCGCCGACCTGCCCGAGGGCGCCACCGGCCCGGCGCTGCTCGCCGTGGCCGCGGGCGCGGGCGGCACCCGCCTCATCGACAACACCCCCCTGGCGGTGGGCGAGGCCTCCTGA